A window from Leptothermofonsia sichuanensis E412 encodes these proteins:
- a CDS encoding peptidylprolyl isomerase, with product MTCPGTIPFESEAIVNCLKREVQLKKVCQKILCRQVVELAARERGIEVTSEEIQVEADQQRYAMRLESAAATIAWLESEMITSEDWEAGIRDHLLARKLAEHLFSHQVERYFAENRLNFDCIYLYRIVVPYEQLAQELFYEIEENEISFFEAAHLYDIDQHRRLQCGYEGKLPRMSLKPELAAIVFGARVGEVIGAIQTDQGYELLLVEEFEQAELTAEVRQQIIDQLFNEWLNSELNYLSASHNHLST from the coding sequence ATGACTTGCCCTGGGACGATACCGTTTGAATCAGAAGCCATTGTCAACTGTCTGAAGCGAGAAGTGCAGCTAAAAAAGGTCTGCCAAAAGATTCTATGCCGACAGGTGGTTGAGCTGGCTGCCCGAGAGCGCGGCATTGAGGTCACGTCCGAGGAGATTCAGGTTGAGGCAGACCAGCAGCGTTATGCGATGCGATTAGAAAGTGCGGCTGCCACGATCGCCTGGTTAGAGAGTGAGATGATTACTTCCGAGGACTGGGAAGCAGGAATTCGGGATCATTTGCTGGCTCGAAAGTTAGCAGAGCACCTGTTTAGCCATCAGGTGGAACGATATTTTGCTGAAAACCGCTTAAACTTTGACTGTATCTATCTATATCGAATTGTTGTTCCCTATGAGCAACTGGCTCAGGAATTGTTCTACGAGATTGAAGAAAACGAAATCAGCTTTTTTGAAGCTGCTCACCTCTATGACATTGATCAGCACCGCCGGTTACAGTGTGGCTACGAGGGCAAACTGCCCCGCATGAGTCTGAAGCCTGAACTCGCGGCTATTGTCTTTGGGGCAAGAGTCGGCGAAGTGATTGGTGCAATTCAGACTGACCAGGGCTATGAACTGCTGCTGGTAGAGGAGTTTGAGCAGGCAGAATTGACCGCAGAAGTTCGACAACAAATTATTGATCAATTATTTAATGAATGGCTCAATTCTGAATTGAATTATCTGTCTGCCAGTCACAACCATCTATCAACATGA
- a CDS encoding ATP-grasp domain-containing protein, with product MNILILGNASDAHASHLYSALSQAGVTVAYLDTRLFPTQIQLSWDPGSQSGWVVLPGAKTLRLQDIHSVFWRSFSGVRIPKLEDPYQEQVAFNDAISALRSLMQFSAIHWVNSWQAYQLHKEKPLQLSRVKQLGVRIPATLITNHPEPILEFVKSYPSAIFKPVYGGAHTQRITPEHLEPERLSLALNIAPITVQEYIPGTNIRSYVIADSIYSAEIRSHAIDFREDVAAQLLPVELPERVQQQCLAIAREFALEWTAIDWRLNPGGEYVFLEANPSPMFLHFEHQTGFPITARLIQLLQS from the coding sequence GTGAATATTCTGATCCTCGGAAATGCCAGCGATGCCCATGCCAGCCATCTGTACAGCGCTCTTTCTCAGGCGGGGGTAACGGTTGCTTACCTGGATACCCGCCTGTTTCCCACGCAAATTCAGCTATCCTGGGACCCTGGCAGTCAGTCAGGTTGGGTAGTGCTGCCGGGGGCTAAAACGCTTCGGCTTCAGGATATTCACAGCGTTTTCTGGCGCAGTTTTTCAGGGGTCCGGATTCCAAAACTGGAAGATCCTTACCAGGAACAGGTGGCGTTTAATGATGCAATCAGTGCCCTGCGATCGCTGATGCAATTCAGTGCCATCCACTGGGTCAATTCCTGGCAGGCATACCAGCTTCATAAAGAAAAGCCGCTCCAGTTGAGTCGAGTCAAGCAACTTGGAGTCAGAATTCCAGCGACTTTAATTACGAATCATCCAGAGCCGATTCTTGAATTTGTCAAGTCCTATCCCTCTGCTATATTTAAGCCCGTTTATGGAGGAGCGCACACCCAGAGGATCACACCAGAACATCTGGAACCTGAACGGCTTTCGCTGGCCTTAAACATTGCTCCAATCACTGTGCAGGAGTACATTCCAGGTACCAACATTCGCAGCTATGTGATTGCAGATTCGATCTACTCTGCTGAAATTCGCAGTCACGCCATTGATTTTCGCGAAGATGTGGCTGCCCAGTTGCTCCCGGTTGAGCTACCAGAGAGGGTGCAGCAGCAGTGTCTGGCAATCGCCCGTGAATTTGCTCTGGAATGGACTGCGATCGATTGGCGGCTTAACCCTGGTGGAGAATACGTTTTTCTGGAAGCCAATCCCAGTCCGATGTTCTTGCACTTTGAACACCAGACCGGGTTTCCTATTACAGCCAGACTCATTCAACTATTACAGTCCTGA
- a CDS encoding alpha/beta fold hydrolase, whose protein sequence is MKAKIRDTEIYFDIEGSGLVPDGSQMREKPVAFLIHGGPGADHTGFKPTFSPLSRKMQLVYFDHRGQGRSARGAKETYTLDNNVEDMEALRQYLGLDRIVVIGASYGGMVALTYASRYPAQVSHLIVIVTVPDFRFLERAKEILAERGTEVQKAIAQHLWEGTFASEEQLKDYFRIMRPLYSIKADPDAPPPKSWERAIVSPDAINIAFGQFLRTYDVRDQLPNITAPTLVIGARHDWICPPEFSEDIARLIPNSDLRIFEHSGHAIRADEPEALLDAIAGFVVYKR, encoded by the coding sequence ATGAAAGCCAAAATTCGAGACACTGAAATTTACTTTGACATCGAGGGTTCCGGGCTGGTACCGGATGGCTCGCAAATGCGAGAGAAACCCGTCGCATTCCTGATCCACGGGGGACCGGGAGCAGACCACACGGGATTCAAACCCACCTTTTCGCCCCTGAGTCGGAAGATGCAACTGGTCTACTTTGACCATCGGGGACAGGGCAGGTCAGCGCGGGGAGCAAAGGAAACCTATACCCTGGACAACAATGTGGAGGATATGGAGGCTCTGCGACAATACCTGGGGCTGGACAGGATTGTGGTCATTGGAGCGTCTTACGGTGGTATGGTTGCTCTTACCTATGCCAGCCGTTATCCAGCGCAGGTATCTCACCTGATTGTGATTGTGACCGTACCCGATTTCCGGTTTCTGGAGCGGGCAAAGGAAATTCTGGCAGAGCGCGGCACGGAGGTGCAGAAGGCGATCGCCCAGCACCTCTGGGAGGGTACCTTTGCTAGCGAAGAGCAGTTAAAAGACTACTTCCGCATCATGCGCCCCCTCTACTCCATCAAAGCCGATCCAGACGCGCCTCCGCCCAAGTCCTGGGAGCGGGCGATCGTCTCACCAGATGCGATTAACATTGCCTTCGGGCAGTTCCTGCGTACCTATGACGTGCGCGACCAGTTACCCAACATCACCGCTCCCACCCTGGTGATTGGAGCACGCCATGACTGGATCTGCCCCCCAGAATTTTCTGAAGACATTGCCCGTCTGATTCCCAACTCAGACCTGCGCATCTTTGAACACAGCGGTCACGCCATCCGGGCAGATGAGCCAGAAGCTTTACTGGACGCGATCGCCGGGTTTGTGGTCTATAAGCGCTGA
- a CDS encoding alpha/beta fold hydrolase, whose protein sequence is MTTSLHWQYRVGNQRDWVWRGWQTRYTYLRAAEAGSASPMILLHGFGASIGHWRHNLADLAQHHTVYALDLLGFGASEKTAAPYNSLFWAEQVYDFWKMFIRQPVVLVGHSVGSLVCLTVAARYPEMVKGLVMFNLPDSSVLEAPAWLQTPVAIPFRWSLAALGYVSRPLLELAKAIFTSPLIFYPLFRIIRSATVIRLLAKQAYATPTAITDEVLEIFSSPAYDRGAVRALRAMIHPKTKAEIDCTAKNVLPRINVPILLLWGQKDGMVPPRLGPLFLRYNPNITLVEIENAGHCLHDECPEQVNQIILDWLKSREIER, encoded by the coding sequence GTGACGACTTCTCTCCACTGGCAGTATCGGGTAGGCAATCAGCGGGATTGGGTCTGGCGGGGATGGCAAACTCGTTATACCTACCTGCGGGCAGCGGAAGCAGGGAGTGCCAGTCCAATGATCCTGCTGCATGGATTTGGTGCCTCCATTGGGCACTGGCGACATAATCTGGCAGATCTGGCACAGCACCACACAGTCTATGCCCTGGATTTGCTAGGCTTTGGTGCCTCTGAAAAAACGGCTGCCCCCTATAATTCCCTCTTCTGGGCAGAGCAGGTTTACGACTTCTGGAAGATGTTCATCCGGCAGCCTGTGGTACTGGTGGGACACTCGGTGGGTTCATTGGTGTGCCTGACGGTTGCTGCCCGCTATCCAGAGATGGTCAAAGGGCTTGTCATGTTTAATCTACCCGACTCATCTGTATTGGAAGCTCCAGCATGGTTACAAACACCTGTTGCCATACCCTTTCGCTGGAGCCTAGCAGCCTTAGGGTATGTCTCTCGCCCTCTGTTAGAGTTAGCAAAGGCTATTTTCACCTCTCCTTTAATCTTCTATCCCCTATTTCGCATCATTCGCAGTGCAACTGTGATCCGCCTGTTGGCAAAACAGGCGTATGCAACACCAACGGCAATTACTGATGAAGTGCTTGAGATTTTCTCCAGCCCTGCCTATGACCGGGGAGCCGTTCGTGCTTTGCGTGCCATGATTCATCCCAAAACCAAAGCCGAGATAGATTGCACAGCAAAAAATGTATTACCCAGGATAAACGTGCCAATACTCCTGCTATGGGGGCAAAAAGATGGAATGGTACCGCCCAGGTTGGGGCCACTGTTTCTGAGATATAACCCCAACATAACGCTGGTTGAAATTGAGAATGCCGGACACTGTCTCCACGATGAGTGCCCTGAGCAGGTGAATCAAATTATTTTGGACTGGTTGAAGTCGAGGGAAATCGAGCGTTAA
- the serS gene encoding serine--tRNA ligase — protein sequence MLDLKLLREKPDFVQERLNSRNGNYDIQPILQLDEQRRKLEGDRSQLQARSNEIGKLVGQKMKSGSKPNNPEILQLKEEGNQIKTQLSDLEPQEKEIKSQIDALLLTLPNLPLASTPVGKDETENVEVRRWGDEHKPQIEILPHWEIGEKLGILNTERATKVAQTRFVTLIGAAAALERSLIQFMLDTHIAAGYLEVLPPFLINSTSLTATGQLPKFAEESFQCKDDDLWLAPTAEVPVTNLYRDEILSADQLPIYHCAYTPCFRREAGSYGRDTRGLIRLHQFNKVELVKLVHPDTSEQEHEALVKNAEAVLQALNLPYRVIELCTGDLGFGAAKCYDLEVWLPAAGTYREISSCSNFWDFQARRGNIRFKEANQKGTRFVHTLNGSGLAVGRTMAAILENYQQPDGTVKVPDALQPYLKRAIL from the coding sequence GTGCTTGATCTGAAGCTCCTTCGAGAAAAACCAGACTTTGTGCAAGAGCGGTTGAACAGCCGCAACGGCAACTATGACATCCAGCCCATCTTGCAGCTTGATGAGCAGCGGCGCAAGTTGGAAGGCGATCGCTCCCAACTGCAAGCACGCAGCAACGAAATTGGCAAACTGGTCGGACAGAAAATGAAATCGGGCAGCAAGCCCAACAACCCTGAAATCTTGCAACTGAAGGAAGAAGGCAACCAGATCAAAACCCAACTGAGCGATCTGGAACCCCAGGAAAAAGAGATTAAAAGTCAGATAGATGCTCTTCTGTTGACGCTGCCCAACCTGCCCCTTGCCTCGACCCCAGTGGGCAAAGATGAGACTGAGAATGTCGAAGTTCGCCGGTGGGGAGATGAACACAAACCCCAGATTGAAATATTGCCCCATTGGGAAATTGGCGAGAAACTCGGTATTCTCAACACTGAACGGGCAACCAAAGTGGCTCAAACCCGCTTTGTTACCCTAATAGGAGCCGCCGCCGCGTTAGAGCGATCGCTGATCCAATTCATGTTGGATACCCATATTGCCGCAGGCTATCTGGAAGTCCTGCCCCCATTTCTGATCAACAGCACCTCATTGACGGCAACCGGGCAACTGCCCAAATTTGCCGAAGAAAGCTTTCAATGCAAAGATGATGACCTGTGGCTGGCTCCCACGGCTGAAGTTCCCGTCACCAACCTCTATCGGGATGAAATTCTGTCTGCCGATCAACTACCCATTTACCACTGTGCCTATACGCCCTGCTTCCGCCGCGAGGCAGGCAGCTACGGACGGGACACCCGTGGACTGATCCGGTTGCATCAATTCAACAAGGTAGAACTGGTCAAACTTGTGCATCCTGACACTTCAGAGCAGGAGCATGAGGCTTTAGTCAAGAACGCTGAAGCCGTTTTACAGGCATTAAACCTTCCCTACCGGGTGATCGAGCTTTGCACAGGGGATTTGGGCTTTGGCGCAGCCAAATGTTACGACCTGGAGGTATGGCTACCCGCTGCGGGTACCTACCGCGAAATCTCCAGTTGCTCCAACTTCTGGGACTTTCAGGCACGGCGAGGCAATATTCGCTTCAAAGAAGCAAACCAAAAGGGCACTCGGTTCGTTCATACCCTCAATGGTTCTGGGCTGGCGGTCGGTCGCACAATGGCAGCCATTTTAGAGAACTACCAGCAACCCGATGGAACCGTGAAGGTGCCGGATGCTTTACAACCCTATCTGAAGCGGGCAATCCTGTGA
- a CDS encoding ferredoxin, which yields MFDSSSPASVEPDAVIASDPTEAQSRTGLEPELGGFLRDAPERTGLEPELGGVFRQRGVYVDEPTCIGCKHCAHVARNTFYIEPDYGRSRVVRQDGDSDELIQEAIDTCPVDCIHWVSYAELKRLEEERKYQVIPVAGFPVDPAMVTRGQRLYNLRTRRKRKQTGVAE from the coding sequence ATGTTTGATTCCTCTTCGCCTGCATCAGTTGAACCGGACGCAGTGATCGCTTCTGACCCGACTGAAGCGCAGAGCCGGACGGGGCTGGAACCAGAGTTAGGAGGATTTTTGCGAGATGCTCCTGAGCGAACGGGACTGGAACCGGAACTGGGAGGTGTCTTCCGGCAGCGGGGCGTCTATGTCGATGAGCCAACCTGCATCGGCTGCAAGCATTGTGCCCATGTGGCCCGCAATACGTTCTATATTGAGCCAGACTATGGGCGCTCCCGGGTTGTTCGGCAGGATGGGGATTCGGACGAACTGATTCAGGAGGCGATCGATACCTGTCCTGTTGATTGTATCCATTGGGTCAGCTATGCAGAGCTGAAACGTCTGGAAGAGGAGCGCAAATACCAGGTGATTCCAGTGGCAGGGTTTCCAGTAGACCCGGCAATGGTGACCAGAGGACAGCGCCTCTATAATTTGAGAACAAGGCGGAAGCGGAAGCAAACGGGTGTTGCTGAATAG
- a CDS encoding DUF1257 domain-containing protein produces the protein MSHFSQIKTQIRNLTSLKSALNDLGVDWKEGPCPVRGYRGQTQTAEVAIEQDNGYDVGFSWNGSEYELVADLQFWNQELTVDRFLSRVTQRYAYHTVLNETSQKGFQVAEEQQNTDGSIRLVLQRWSA, from the coding sequence ATGTCACACTTTAGCCAAATCAAAACCCAAATCCGCAATCTCACCTCCCTGAAATCCGCTCTGAACGACCTGGGAGTCGATTGGAAGGAAGGTCCCTGCCCTGTTCGTGGCTATCGCGGGCAGACTCAAACTGCCGAAGTCGCTATCGAACAGGACAACGGCTATGACGTTGGTTTTAGCTGGAACGGCAGTGAGTATGAGTTGGTGGCTGATTTGCAGTTCTGGAATCAGGAGTTGACCGTTGATCGTTTCCTGAGCCGAGTAACTCAACGTTATGCTTACCATACCGTGCTCAATGAAACATCTCAGAAAGGATTCCAGGTAGCTGAAGAACAGCAGAACACTGATGGTTCCATTCGCCTGGTCCTGCAACGCTGGAGTGCGTAA
- a CDS encoding DUF2997 domain-containing protein yields the protein METLEFIIYPDGRVQEKVTGIVGASCAEVTAAIEAQLGLVLTQEPTSEYFSQEVHQTAVASAQATFSDW from the coding sequence ATGGAAACGCTTGAGTTTATTATCTATCCTGATGGTCGGGTTCAGGAGAAGGTGACTGGGATTGTAGGAGCTTCCTGTGCGGAAGTCACTGCTGCAATTGAGGCACAGTTAGGTCTGGTGTTGACCCAGGAGCCGACGTCTGAATATTTTTCTCAGGAAGTTCACCAGACGGCTGTCGCATCTGCTCAGGCTACGTTTAGCGATTGGTAA
- the bioU gene encoding (S)-8-amino-7-oxononanoate synthase BioU — protein sequence MNKEHATHLAGLFPASPAPQLKLGVLGFGGLGQAAARVLAPKQEMRLVAAADRKGYAYSPEGLDPDACISVYQERGSLGYLDPVGVLSSRSIQELIESASVDGYFLALPNLPNTFMASVARQFIQSGWRGVLVDAIKRTSAVEQLLDMAEELQAAGITYMTGCGATPGLLTAAAALAAQSYSEIHSVKITFGVGIANWEAYRSTVREDIAHLPGYTVEQARAMTDAEVEALLERTNGLITLDNMEHADDVMLERSGICPRDRVTVGGVVDTRNPKKPLSTNVQVTGRTFEGKISTHTFTLGDETSMAANVCGPAFGYLKTGIGLHQRGIYGIFTAAEVMPQFVH from the coding sequence ATGAATAAAGAGCACGCAACCCATTTGGCAGGTCTGTTTCCAGCGTCCCCGGCGCCCCAGTTGAAGTTAGGAGTGTTAGGATTCGGTGGGCTTGGGCAGGCGGCTGCCAGGGTGTTAGCGCCGAAACAGGAAATGCGCCTGGTTGCAGCAGCGGATCGCAAAGGATATGCCTACAGTCCAGAGGGACTGGATCCAGATGCCTGTATTTCGGTATACCAGGAACGGGGTTCCCTGGGGTATCTTGACCCGGTTGGGGTTTTGAGTAGCCGCAGCATTCAGGAGTTGATTGAGTCTGCCTCGGTGGATGGCTATTTTCTGGCATTGCCCAATTTGCCCAATACCTTTATGGCATCGGTGGCACGGCAGTTTATCCAATCAGGCTGGCGAGGAGTGCTGGTCGATGCGATTAAGCGAACCAGTGCGGTTGAGCAACTGCTAGATATGGCAGAAGAGTTGCAGGCAGCCGGTATTACCTACATGACGGGTTGTGGAGCAACTCCTGGCCTACTGACGGCGGCGGCGGCTTTAGCTGCCCAGAGCTACAGTGAAATTCACAGTGTCAAAATTACCTTTGGCGTAGGGATTGCAAACTGGGAAGCTTATCGGTCAACTGTGCGAGAAGATATTGCCCACCTGCCCGGTTATACCGTTGAACAAGCAAGGGCCATGACGGATGCGGAGGTAGAAGCATTACTGGAGCGAACCAATGGGTTGATCACTCTTGACAACATGGAACATGCCGATGATGTAATGCTGGAACGGTCAGGAATTTGCCCCCGCGATCGCGTCACGGTCGGCGGAGTTGTAGACACGCGCAATCCGAAAAAACCGCTCAGTACCAATGTCCAGGTGACTGGACGTACCTTTGAGGGCAAAATTTCTACCCACACCTTTACGCTAGGAGATGAAACGAGTATGGCAGCCAATGTCTGTGGTCCTGCCTTTGGCTATTTGAAAACCGGCATTGGGCTGCACCAGCGGGGAATCTATGGCATTTTCACCGCGGCTGAAGTGATGCCCCAGTTTGTCCATTAG
- a CDS encoding serine/threonine protein kinase, which translates to MVLPISVGTILRQRYVIQQVLGQGGFGRTYLALDQERFDEPCVIKEFMVPYQDASLVEKSKMLFQREASILYQIQHPQIPRFWAAFEDEQRLFLVQDYIQGETYRKLLSDRKQQGKAFSEPEVIYFLKHMLPVLTYIHDRDIVHRDITPENIILRTQLVPNQSATGLAGAEPNPAVAAGIAGLPVLIDFGAVKEATSHWPLMSAATRVGKVGYAPPEQLQTGKVYPNSDLYALAATCLALLTGREPRSLLDSQTLTWRWQPYATISEELGNLLKKMLAVYPGDRFQSAHEVLTTLEAGASLESTLLSSSPADIACSAESRSVLQPPPAVHKSTAPAIAYSSPSLPPVPLSHPSEMVGYPPPSKSRRGIGKGISMGIAATALIVTGVAVPVLWRTWKGNSSSNEVWVSGAKLPESEASRILESQRINSSNSALKSSSDHGFNSDGSRSDSDSSTPPSSKPAQQIQFPPNKISTVLRGNLEGNELQPYIVKGAQGQIMTASLEGEGVVMNLLRSSQVGIDDAAYRTRSWTGLLPADDQYLIQVTGSGSYSLDVAMSPPRPRQEQTQRVSFARGTSGTTVTGQIAPQQIRRYLLRAQRGQILALKVLQGSITLSAIAPDGRRIGSSTPRAKEWQERLPMDGDYVIELSAGQPEDYALSLEVF; encoded by the coding sequence ATGGTGCTCCCAATTTCAGTGGGAACAATTCTGCGTCAACGGTACGTGATCCAGCAGGTGTTGGGTCAGGGAGGGTTTGGACGCACTTACCTGGCACTGGATCAGGAACGATTTGATGAACCCTGTGTCATCAAGGAGTTTATGGTGCCCTATCAGGATGCTTCCCTGGTTGAAAAGTCAAAGATGTTGTTTCAGCGCGAAGCCAGTATTCTTTACCAGATCCAGCATCCTCAGATTCCGCGTTTCTGGGCAGCATTTGAAGACGAGCAGCGATTGTTTCTGGTTCAGGACTATATCCAGGGAGAGACCTATCGCAAACTGTTAAGCGATCGCAAGCAACAGGGAAAAGCCTTTTCGGAACCAGAGGTTATTTACTTTCTCAAGCACATGTTGCCCGTTCTGACCTATATCCATGATCGGGATATCGTCCATCGGGACATTACACCGGAAAACATTATTTTACGGACCCAGCTTGTTCCAAACCAGTCAGCTACCGGGCTGGCTGGTGCAGAACCTAACCCAGCCGTGGCGGCTGGAATCGCTGGTTTACCTGTCTTAATCGATTTCGGTGCGGTTAAGGAAGCCACCAGCCACTGGCCCCTGATGTCTGCGGCAACCCGTGTAGGTAAAGTGGGATACGCCCCACCGGAGCAGTTACAGACGGGTAAAGTTTATCCCAATAGCGACCTCTATGCCCTGGCAGCTACCTGTCTGGCGCTGCTGACCGGGCGTGAACCCCGTTCTCTACTGGATAGCCAGACATTGACCTGGCGCTGGCAACCTTACGCCACGATCAGTGAAGAGCTTGGCAATCTGCTCAAGAAGATGCTGGCGGTTTACCCAGGCGATCGCTTCCAGTCTGCCCATGAAGTCCTGACCACCCTGGAAGCCGGAGCCAGTTTGGAAAGTACTCTGTTATCGTCATCGCCTGCCGATATTGCCTGTTCTGCGGAAAGTCGTTCTGTCCTGCAACCTCCTCCTGCTGTCCATAAATCGACTGCACCAGCCATTGCCTATTCGTCGCCGTCGCTGCCGCCAGTCCCCCTATCCCACCCATCCGAAATGGTGGGATACCCGCCCCCCTCTAAATCCCGTAGAGGCATTGGCAAGGGAATATCGATGGGAATTGCTGCGACCGCGTTGATTGTTACGGGAGTTGCGGTTCCAGTACTCTGGCGCACCTGGAAAGGAAATTCAAGTTCGAATGAGGTATGGGTTTCCGGGGCAAAACTACCGGAATCGGAAGCTTCCCGCATTCTGGAGTCCCAACGGATCAACTCCAGCAATTCGGCTTTGAAGTCTTCTTCTGATCATGGATTCAATTCTGACGGCAGCCGTTCCGATAGCGATAGCAGTACGCCGCCCAGTAGTAAACCCGCCCAGCAAATCCAGTTTCCTCCCAACAAAATTTCTACGGTTCTGCGGGGCAATCTTGAAGGCAATGAATTGCAACCTTATATTGTCAAGGGGGCGCAGGGGCAAATTATGACCGCTTCCCTGGAAGGGGAGGGCGTGGTGATGAACCTCCTGCGGTCCAGTCAGGTAGGGATTGATGATGCCGCTTACCGCACGCGCAGTTGGACGGGACTATTACCAGCCGATGACCAGTACCTGATTCAGGTTACGGGTTCTGGTTCTTACTCACTGGATGTCGCAATGTCTCCCCCCCGCCCCCGCCAGGAACAGACTCAACGGGTTTCCTTTGCCCGGGGAACTTCGGGGACAACCGTGACTGGGCAGATTGCGCCTCAACAAATTCGTCGCTATTTGTTGAGGGCGCAGCGGGGGCAGATTTTAGCGCTCAAAGTATTGCAGGGGTCCATCACTCTAAGTGCGATCGCCCCTGATGGGCGGCGAATCGGCAGCAGTACTCCCAGGGCTAAAGAATGGCAGGAACGGCTGCCAATGGATGGAGACTATGTGATTGAACTGTCTGCTGGTCAACCGGAAGACTATGCCCTCTCCTTAGAGGTTTTTTAG
- a CDS encoding glycosyltransferase family protein — MNSAVDILILSNGPGELATWVKPVVRTLRQHLGNDRDQVRISVILSPCANASGREATIARCFPEVDRVQGAVDFFPFLLWGKTAENWDWRQKGVVLFLGGDQFFPVIIGKRLGYRTVVYAEWEARWHNWIDRFGVMNEQVTACAGRKVAHKFTVVGDLMAEAGAEDTGTGVKDIGSEQAFFLTTNQPETRADSTSQLPSPLIGILPGSKAMKLKLGVPLTLAIAEKIHQARPDLHFVMLVAPTLDLPALATYGDPLHNPNIQQFGWAAASLSESPSEESGLPFLKTDAGLRVDLWTRFPAYDLLSRCSLCLTTVGANTAELGALGVPMIVLLPTQQMDVMRAWDGLPGLLANLPGVGSLFAKGINWLVLRQGKLLAWPNIWAKEEIVPELVGRLDPEQVAAIALDYLNHPGKLRQIQTNLRRVRGKAGAAEKLVQIVCQELEWEHPSGDER, encoded by the coding sequence GTGAACAGTGCAGTTGACATTCTAATTTTGTCCAATGGACCGGGAGAACTGGCAACCTGGGTCAAACCAGTTGTGCGGACCCTGCGGCAACACCTGGGCAACGATCGCGACCAGGTACGGATTTCTGTGATTCTGTCTCCCTGTGCCAATGCCAGTGGGCGGGAAGCTACCATTGCCCGTTGTTTTCCAGAAGTAGACCGGGTTCAGGGAGCCGTCGATTTCTTTCCATTTTTGCTGTGGGGTAAAACGGCTGAAAACTGGGACTGGCGGCAAAAAGGGGTGGTCCTATTTTTAGGAGGTGACCAGTTTTTCCCGGTGATCATTGGCAAACGGTTGGGCTATCGCACAGTCGTATATGCCGAGTGGGAAGCCCGCTGGCACAATTGGATAGACCGATTTGGGGTCATGAATGAACAGGTGACTGCCTGTGCAGGCAGGAAAGTGGCCCACAAATTTACGGTTGTGGGGGATTTGATGGCAGAAGCAGGCGCAGAGGATACAGGAACTGGGGTAAAAGATATCGGGAGTGAACAGGCATTCTTCTTAACAACCAACCAACCAGAAACTAGGGCTGACTCGACCTCTCAGCTTCCATCCCCTCTGATTGGAATTCTACCTGGGTCAAAAGCCATGAAGTTGAAGCTGGGAGTGCCTTTGACCCTGGCGATCGCGGAGAAAATTCACCAGGCTCGTCCAGACCTGCACTTTGTTATGCTGGTTGCGCCAACCCTCGATCTGCCAGCACTGGCAACCTATGGTGACCCACTCCACAACCCCAACATCCAGCAATTTGGTTGGGCAGCCGCCAGCCTGAGTGAGTCGCCCTCAGAAGAATCTGGATTGCCATTTCTCAAAACAGATGCTGGCTTGCGGGTCGATTTATGGACCCGGTTTCCTGCCTATGACCTGCTATCCCGCTGTTCCCTTTGCCTGACGACCGTAGGTGCCAATACAGCGGAACTGGGTGCCCTGGGAGTTCCCATGATTGTTTTGTTGCCAACCCAGCAGATGGATGTGATGCGGGCGTGGGATGGCTTGCCGGGGCTGCTTGCGAACCTGCCGGGGGTCGGTTCCCTGTTTGCAAAAGGGATCAACTGGCTGGTGTTACGACAGGGTAAACTACTGGCCTGGCCCAACATCTGGGCAAAGGAGGAAATTGTCCCAGAACTGGTCGGCAGGTTGGACCCTGAACAGGTGGCTGCGATCGCCCTGGACTATCTCAACCATCCCGGTAAGCTCCGCCAGATCCAGACAAACCTGCGGCGGGTCAGAGGAAAAGCTGGTGCGGCTGAAAAGCTGGTACAAATTGTATGCCAGGAACTGGAGTGGGAGCACCCGTCGGGAGATGAGCGGTAA